The following nucleotide sequence is from Bactrocera oleae isolate idBacOlea1 chromosome 2, idBacOlea1, whole genome shotgun sequence.
AGCATATAGTGGAGTGATGTTACCACTTTTTCTCAATGAAAATACAATcaatcaaattataaaaaaaagcaaattttggAATTCTCAGAAACggacataatttttataaagtttttttttgtgaacaatatgtgaaaaaatattattacaatatacataaaaagaaattctttaaaatatttttcttgtctTCTGATAATACTATACCATATGCATATCtgttaaaccaaaaaattttatgaataacaAAGAGATTTACCGCATTCATAAACCCTGGCAATCTCTTACTTATCATTACTCCAATGCTGGGTATACGTGTATTATAATCGTTATAACTTAAGTATTACATTGTTTCATATTAATTatagtataaataatattaattataacttTTACGAAacaatgcaattaaaaatttaactaactCTCTCTATCTCTTTCTTTCCCTCTCCCCCACAGTGGTTGGTTGGGAAGTGCCAAAGGCTGGTTAGGCAGTGCCAGCGCTTCAATTCCATCAATGCCGGCAATGCCTACCATGTCTATGCCATCAATGCCAGCCATGCCGTCGATGCCCTCCATTCCGGGGCTGCGCAAAGGTGGCGCCGAAGCTGGTGAGGGTGTCGCCGCAGATGGCGCTGTCGCCGAAAGCGGAGATCCCACAGGTGCCGTGAGTGGTGAAGATGATGACAAATCGAGGTACATTAGGTATGGGCCAAGCAGCTAATGACGGGACAATGCTATTTTATGAGTTACAGCAGGGATAAATAAGAACGTTAtatttaaaaccaaaacaaaacaaaatacttttttcaacgtataaagagaaaaatcttaaattcatatttttaatgcaaaagttTACACACTACACACAAATAAGtgtgttcattttgtattatatttatgaagTGAAGCAAAAAATTACGAATTTTTATCAAGTTTTCTAGTTTAATTGAATTTAGTTTAGtttcaataattattacaaAGTTTTGACAAAGCAATTTTTCAATAGTTTATTGCAAATCGTTTGGAAAGTAATTCATTTTACATTTCGTTCAATTATGTTGACTAAAAATCACCTTTGTTCAGTTCGTTGCTGTGCAGTTGAATTGATTAAATGCAGCCTTTAAAGCACAACTAACTAACAAGTTGAAAACTATATTATTCTATTAACAGTAATATTAACTAATACCGTTATGAATTTCTTATACTcacttatactcgtatatattggCCAAaattctacacacacacacacacatacataccataaaTATCTAATATGCGTTAtagttttgctttaattttgctgaaattaaatttttttttttttttgttggttgtttTCTTCGATATTCACACACTTACAGACATTCGTTTTTGCtacttttctaaattttagtCACAAGTTAAActatttgtaatttatacatAGGGTGGTGCTAATGCAAGTTTGTAACAATGACAAGCCATTTAAGCCAAACAAATCTGAAAACTGTAATATTCCACAAAATGAAACAAcgggttattaaaaaaatattttttgctgaaaGAGACGACgcgatgagttgaaatccgagtgactgtcttttcgtccgtctgtccatgcaagcgacaacttgagtaaaaattgggtATAGTTAGAACACGTATCCCTTGGCACTCAAGGGGGGTTGGTATTgaagataggcgtaatcggaccactgcgacgttcacaaaatgccatttaacaaaaacctataaagtgtcaataacctcaagttatttaaTCTTACACccaaaaatggtcgaaatcgaaCTATAAATTTTCAACGACACCGATACCAATTACCAGTCTGTGATTTCTAGATTGATattcggggagaatatttttgtgataacagcaTGCCTTTGGGGCATGGggtaaaatcgagtcaatacttcccttagcccccaaatacctattataaatatttttgaactttcatctTAAACCGcttctatcggtcaatatgtaagaaatcttaattaaaCTCCGAAATAATCTGTTTCTAAAATCAGTGTATCTTCTtacctgtgattgtaaataatgaatgcaatacttcctacttttaattaaaatatatacgaaaatcctgtatatcaaatatagtataaaatgttcggttacacccgaacctagaacttccttacttgttaaaataagttttctgttgcttaaaaattataatggaaaaaatattatttattttaaaataatatgaaaaaatgtgtaatattttattttttccaattaaCTTGTATTTGTATCACCCTCTATGCAAACATATAGCCTAGCTTACCATAATAACCACAATTGTATAAGTTTTTTGACTGATTTTCTACATATGACTTTCAAAGTTTCAAAACTATTTCGATCACTCTTTTTActcttacttatatatttactactcaCTACTCTATTTCTTTGTATATTCTCTCTTTGCTAActcacgtaaaactttaaaatttcaatttccttCTTAGCTTAAATTGTACTTTTGctacatatatgaaatattaactACTGATTTATAATTcaggtttttattttcattcaaaatatatttggaaatttttgtcCTTTCATCTTAAGTTTTGAGCACGATGTTGGAGATTTTTGCgggtaaaacttttttttattcggCATGCGgagctaaattttatatatatatatatattatattttttttatatatttttatatttcctcATTTGGAATTTGTCGCTGtcaaaaaactgttttataaaataataaaaccaaaaatttaatttaccatattttctaaataaaatatatatatatattgttaacGATTGTAGACTATGCTGaactaattaattatttagctgtaaaatgtaatattttttcatcaGAGGACAAAAGTTTCCATAGCCTACATCATTCTCATATCTGTACTAATGCATTAAAACTCACTTAATTCATCACCTTGCACCTAAATATTAACCAATAAGCATTTATTtcattgcaattttttaaattttaattttttggccaGTTTCAATAAATATGTTCACCATTATGTCAACAGTTTCGTTATATCCaatataagttatttattcTTATACTCCCAAACGTAACCGAAAAGCagctacatacataaaaaatactCGTAATCGTAATCGTATTTAAACCGCTCAACTCGCAAGTAAACCGTTTGTAGTGAGACCATGCAGCGCAACCATAAAATATCAGATACCATCATTATTGTGCGGCCCATCAAAAAACACGAACCAAAGCGGATATGCTAACAAAACATAAAGCAAAACAGAAAGAAAATAGTAAAAGCTCgtaaaataccatttttttagagaaatgacataaaattacaagaaaatgtGACAAAATTAGTATTCATATTCGTACAtagaaaatttcaaagcaaGCAAAAATATTCGTTATTCTTATCATTATGTCTTTTTGTTGTCTAGTGAAAAACGTAGTGAAAATTAGTGCAATTTCTTGTGCTCATGAATTTTAAGTGTTTTCTAAACTACTGAcgtctttttgttcttttcatttttctttatcTTACTTTCTTTACACCtaatatttcctttttatacaatttcatatatttcgcTCTTGATtttctcgatttttttttgcgcttCAATATGTGCTTGTTTAATATTCTATTTTAAAATCTTACATTTTctttctgttatttttttacttctttcatttttcaaatcaaagtTTTTATTCAGTTCAAGTTTCTTTACTGTTTTTCGTGTGTTCTATAATCGCATAATTGGGAACAGTCGTATGTTTTGAATGCGACCAATTGCAGCAACCAATCAGACAAGTTCTTTGTGCTTTATTCataattctatattttttccCTCATTTACGTTTATTGAACTATTTCTGTATTTATCATACGTTTTCATCTTGTTTCATCTTACTTACATCGTCTCTCAGGCAATCAGCGCTCGCTCGTCTCATGCTGTAATACATTATTAGTAGTGTAGAACTTCAATTTAATTATCACAGCAAGTTTTGTAATTCATCGAACATTTTGCATCTGCTGCGTGCTCATCTAagctcaaaatatttataattttttctactaaatattataaaatatatacatttttattgcaaacatttttaaatcttattaaatatttccaaaagaTTGTATTGTATATGATTCGAGTAATGTAGTTttgaaataatcaaataactttttgttttgctatAATTTAATATGATATTGAGAATTGTACCATACATACACATTcccttgaaaaataatttaaattatgttcagatattcattaacattttaaaaaatatataataatctgttacagacttgtaaatatatatgtatgtatgcatatttttctATCAATTTTAAAACCGCTTTTATCTAGACCaacttttatttcctttttatagCCATTTTAATGCGTCcctaaacttttaaattaaaattccgcGTAAAGTTTTTGGTTATACTTCCAAAAACTCATTCAATTTGACAACATCAGATTTATCTAGACAATACCTTGAAGTCTCCAAATGAAATAACTATGTACAATGCAATTAATATTCCGAAAAATGTTCTACTAcaatttaaaaagcaatattccCTATGGAAAAAATTCGCAAGAACTTTTAGATTATCTAATAAAAAATCTCTCTCAGTGACGAACAATAAAAttctttgtatatataaaattgtatgtccAAGAACACCAAAGTTACGTAGTTCGTTGAGTTTAAGGGGTAAATGTACCTAAGCTTCTTTAGATCATATCAAAGTACTTCCAATTCATATCAATGTCTCATTTTGCTAAAAACAGTGCCTTGCCTCATCGTACAGGCCAAGATCACtcagaaaatgtatatatgtatacccaaCTAACCCAAGCTTCtgcaatattatataaagggTGTTGTTTTTTAAGACATATGATTTTCAAGAAgcatttaatgttatggccaagaatttagctttattataaagataagggtttgcttttatgtttaaaaaattatttcgggcaagtgaccgTCCCGGCtagctcgaataaattccagtcGAGAGGcacaattttcgaccactttttgcagcaattggacCTGTATCTcccaaggcgtcaatcgtcttgggcttatctgcgtagacaaatGATTTCACATAAGCTCAGAAAAGATATTCCAGTGCTGTtaaatcacacgatcttggaggccacgtCACAGGCACACGAAGCGAGATAAAGCACTCACCAAAAGTtaccttcaataaattgattgtttcgttgccacaaagtttgtaacacccataaggAAATGTCAACGACTATATATATATCCTTTCCTTCTAaagaagccgctcatttgtcggagccgccgatatcggatcatatagctgccatataaactgaacgatttgaatcaagtgcttgcacggacaactttttcttttgacgagatatcttgacgaaatttgacatgggttaTTTTCTAAGACAACGCAAGTGCAGTCTCCGAAGTAATTAATCAGATCGagtaactatagcatattgctgccatacaaactgaccgatcaaaatcaagttcttgtaaggaatatttggTATTagagaagggtattatagctttatatattatacatatcttTTTTAATGTTCCAAAACAAGCTGTATACCTCTTGCTTATTTAAATGCATAGACAATATATCCACACAACGCTCAGAAATAGAGACTGACTTTTTTCAACTCCACCTaagtaaattgtaaaatatagcactaaaaacataaatgactccaaattaataaataattattaaataatatatatagttttcttatataactttatttatttgtaaattctagtattttaaatatttaaattatatattttattatatttgagcAACTTTAAACTGTTGAATTTTGCAtgcaagtatttgtatgaatgttggttataaatattcaatttaaaaatgtttctaatGCATGCGATATTTTTAAGTTTGATGCACTTTTATCCTTATTTctttctaataaattttgttattttataataaatatcaaaataactacgcttaattaatatttgcatTGCTTGCATTTTCATTACAGCGCTACAGAGGGTGCTGATTCACACCCCGCTTCCGGCGGTGGCACTCCCACTGGTGATGAGGGTCAAATCGGACAGGGTAAGGGCGAAGAAGCAAACAGTACGTGTCACAGTACAAAATTGATTATCAAATTGGTAACAAAATTGATGTGAACAATGTGCTCAATGTGCTTAAcatgatttatttaaaaaacgtacattttgtcaaaaaaaaaaatttcaaattaaattaattctttgtactttgaaaacttacatataaaagtctcaaaaaatggaagaaatgGTGAAAGGTTGCTACTAATGTGCTCgcttgtgtattttttatacaattttatatttttttatacatattatacaagtatatatgtatatgcaatgcATGCCGCATAAactcatttgttgtttttgtactttgtaAATATGACCTTTGTGCATTTCCACACATCCcagtattgttattgttttactaattcatttattttattttattatatttacattgaaAATTACAGTTACCACCAAAGTAACACAGCAGGCAAAAcatttcggctcatttttgtcGTCGGCCATAAATAAGGCGGGCGCCAAGATCAAGGAGACTGTCAAGGAAAACGTAAGTTTTGGCAAAAGAAAATaatctttataataaaagtatttaatttataaattatatatatttatctcaaCCGCTAAACAATAGACCGAATAGGTAGGAATAGAATATCATAGAGATCTGTTGTAAATTTTGTCGATATTACTTCTTAGAGTCTTCTGTCGGAAGCGCTCTATCAACTATAGCTCCAGGCTACCAGACCACTGTCTGATCTTTTAATCGTGGGTGGCTGCTATCAAGATAGCAGTAGGTGTGCATTCAATCCTATAATAATCCTTGAGCTCTTTAGTAATAGCATCAggtttttttcttattccacTTGTTTGGTTTGTCTCACAGCCGAATCACCGAAAACTGCAAAGCCTATGCGCTTGCCACAGAGAGCATCCTTACTCAAATTTCATCAGATTGGGAACAAGTCGCTCTCCCTAGTGCTCTTGCGGTCTAGAATCAACAACCTGAACTCGCCGCGGTTGGGGGTTCTGACTGGAGAATTTTTTAATAGGTTCACATACGCGCATCAAATCTTCTCTGATTAATTTTGTCACTCTTTTCTCTTCTACCCAGTTTTTACCAGACTGAGGTGAAGTGAAATAGCTGCGATTGATTTTAGGCggattaacaaatttgtggtaAACTCAAACCGCTCATCAATCTATGAAGTTCTGATGATTATTAGGGGTCTTGGGTATGACAAAGAACCAGCGTTCACAGCTGTCTAAGTTGGATCCTTTGGTGCGAAAATCAACCCCACCACCTAACCCAACCAACTTCTTAGTGGCATTGGACAAACATTATTTTTGAGGATCAGAAGTAAAGTGTTTTTCCTATTTCAATCTCATAACAAGAATTTATATTAGTTTCTGTTTTCGTTTGTTGTTCGgcattaatatgtattatttttgatatgaatatttgaatattagTGAAGAAAAGATTTGTCAGAGTTTTATACCAGTACATTTAAAACCCTAAAGATGCTTTTCAGAATTTTTCAGTTTCAACTTACTTGTAGCACCTGAATATAAAAAAGGTCTAGAACTATGTTGTTTTCCATAAAAGGACTTAAGTTTGATCTGTcagttgtatgacagctacatataatatatatatgttttgctAAAGTCGTCCGATAAAggcggttccgaaaaatgagctaaatcgattcagctcgtcatgctgatcatactTCAATATATaacttcaatatatatatatatatatatttatattaaaagccTTCGTGGCAaacggcaaacttaataaaggGTATAATACAAGATATAAAAACATATCAAAAAGTACTATATAAATAAagggaaacaaaaaatttcattaaagcaATAAGACCGTAGAAGTGCGAATACTTTTTAATGCActcttatatacaagtatttgaaatcaaacttgattttgagctaTTATTTAAAGTACAGTCAAACCTGAGTACGAGAGAACTGGGTAAGCGAGAAaactcattctttttttttcaggAATCAGGAACTATTTTGATTTCTTGtatttcaaagaaatatttaatatataactgtattaacttatttttcatGCTCACTGCAGTTCATAAATATCATTTGCAACGTACAGTACAGCTCTTACAACTTATAATGTCTAAACGAAAAATCAACGTGTTGTCGTTAAGTGataaactgaaaattataaatgcaTTTGAGTCGAGAAAATCAAGATGTGAAATACGAAGTGAATTTGGATTACCGAAATTTacctattataaaatttaaatactccAGACAACCCCAAAGTTAGTGAGAAACCTCTATAATCGAGGAAAACATCGTGCTCCCTTGAACTCTCTCTTAACCAGGTTTGACTGTTtacaaaatttagttgaaattcgcttctttatataaaaactcATTGAACATATTCATACAAAACAGTATGTAACGGTTTCATCTCTTTGTAAACTCACAGCCCATCCTCGAGTCATTCAACAAAGAACAGGAAGCCTTTATTAAAAGTCAAGGTGGCGCAGATTCCGGTGGCGCACCTTGGATTGGACACGCCAATGAGGCTAAGATCAAAGAGGAAATTCTCGGCCTCTCACAAGATCGTCGCAATTTCGTGCGCGCACCACCAGCCGGTGTTGATTTTGACTTCAACTACGATACAGCGTATCCCACAGCTATTGCCATAATGGCCGAGGATAAAGCGCTGGAAACAATGCGATTCGAACTGGTGCCCAAAATGTAAGTAAAACACGAAGTGCACAATAAAGCAAAGTAAGTGAagcaataattttgtatatttcttttttatagtaTAACCGAGGAGAATTTCTGGCGGAATTATTTCTATCGCGTTTCACTAATTATTCAGGCAGCTGAATTGGGTACACTAGGCGCCGATGGCGTTGGTCAGGCCTCAAGCGGTGAAGACGGTAAGTTGTGTGTTAACTGTGTGGTTAaaaaatgaagtaaataaaaagtatatgaagcaagaaaaaattgttgcaaGTATGCTGTACTGCCTACTCTCTAATACTGTCATTTATTCTAACACCACTACTGTTACGACTTCtaatactactactactactactactccGCTGCAATGTATTCTACTTTCTTTTATCGATTAGTTATAACACACTGTAAgcttttaaaaatcaatattttttttctctttctttctgttttttatttgaaatatatttcttaaatattttgcgTAATTACGAGGCAATTATCAATGAGTTACTTTTTTcaccaaataaaaatttcaattcaaatcaTTTTCTTGTAACTAGTCATTCTGTTTCGTAAACTTGCTGTCCAACTACCTTCCTTACTATACATACTATAACATAAAAGAACAACTCCTGTgctgtataattttatttcatacattTACTACGATATTTGTGATGATTTCAAATAGCTGACtacatatacctaaatatacataaaatttaagttttattctTTACTTTGAAACACAAAAAATGGcgttttttgcgcttttcatACATATTCAAATTGTGGAAGATTATTTTTGGTTGATTTATGATTCGCAGGCAACACAAGCAGTCAGTCAATTTACGTTTCAATtgatttttaagtaattttacaAACTACAGGgactcatacatacattaacTCACTtacctgcatacatacatacatacatatgtacatataccaacATACTCAAATACATACGTGTAGTTGTTGCCGGAAATCAACGCAAACATTAATCAATTCATGCGAAATCAATAGAATCCACTATAGCACACCGTCGCGCAACATAAATCCGTTAATCAAGCAATCAATCTATCATACAACCGTTCAATATACggagttttaattatttttgctgttcttttatatatacacacgtgTCATTAAAACGCGTTAAACGATAATCATCATACTAATGAGATACGCATAAATCAAGATGCCGCATTTAATACcgttattttacatattaccTCATTTTCCAACTTTAACTTTTATACTTTAGATATTATGCTTTTTTTActagttttattatatattatttttgtggttttctttcaattgaaaatactttaagtttttaatccacatatgtatgttataattttttaatgatatttttacCCACCTTCTTTTATTTCATTCCATGTTcgtatttcgttttattttcacaaattaaatTCCAATTTGTATctacgaaaattaaaaacatatttttaaaatgcaaatgcaaCGCGTATAAACGatttaattgcaataaaaaatgtataaataaatcaaacattgtatgtatataaaacatgTGGATTGCCAGTCAAAAATACACTAACAGACAAGTCGCAAGCAAAAACAACTGCGGTTGCTGGCGTTGAAGAGCCAGCAAGCGCAAGTGATAAGGATGCGAACGCATCTACACCAATTTCACCTATATTTCAACAACCCACTGGTGTTGGTGTAGATAAGCCTGTAAGCCAAAAGTCACGACACAGTGAATCGGAGTTCGTTTCCGATTCATTCCAGACAAATACCGAAACTGATTTGGAAGAAATCAAAGATGGCATGCGCAAATTGGGTATTGATAGTATGACGCAACAAGCGCTGGGCAGTGATGGTAagcggttttttatttatttattatgttttaatttaatttaattttagtgtttggtttatttattgatatttgtattaaaatttttttttttaatacattataagtttata
It contains:
- the Sap47 gene encoding synapse-associated protein of 47 kDa isoform X13; protein product: MFSGLTNQFTSLVGAVKGGQADEDVPAPTQDAVAAPEVSAATAAPTPAVGAEQAANAAGVIGEQPVEGEEGAKSGWLGSAKGWLGSASASIPSMPAMPTMSMPSMPAMPSMPSIPGLRKGGAEAGEGVAADGAVAESGDPTGAVSGEDDDKSRYISATEGADSHPASGGGTPTGDEGQIGQGKGEEANITTKVTQQAKHFGSFLSSAINKAGAKIKETVKENPILESFNKEQEAFIKSQGGADSGGAPWIGHANEAKIKEEILGLSQDRRNFVRAPPAGVDFDFNYDTAYPTAIAIMAEDKALETMRFELVPKIITEENFWRNYFYRVSLIIQAAELGTLGADGVGQASSGEDVKNTLTDKSQAKTTAVAGVEEPASASDKDANASTPISPIFQQPTGVGVDKPVSQKSRHSESEFVSDSFQTNTETDLEEIKDGMRKLGIDSMTQQALGSDEEQWEKDLEAELKDYEVVSDTTGGTTTTHSRDRGGGGAGNTDDANGDDDEIPTISNLRTRSTNNDWEEYADLIEDTDDLK
- the Sap47 gene encoding synapse-associated protein of 47 kDa isoform X12 yields the protein MFSGLTNQFTSLVGAVKGGQADEDVPAPTQDAVAAPEVSAATAAPTPAVGAEQAANAAGVIGEQPVEGEEGAKSGANVVDQILTEATGWLGSAKGWLGSASASIPSMPAMPTMSMPSMPAMPSMPSIPGLRKGGAEAGEGVAADGAVAESGDPTGAVSGEDDDKSRYISATEGADSHPASGGGTPTGDEGQIGQGKGEEANITTKVTQQAKHFGSFLSSAINKAGAKIKETVKENPILESFNKEQEAFIKSQGGADSGGAPWIGHANEAKIKEEILGLSQDRRNFVRAPPAGVDFDFNYDTAYPTAIAIMAEDKALETMRFELVPKIITEENFWRNYFYRVSLIIQAAELGTLGADGVGQASSGEDED
- the Sap47 gene encoding synapse-associated protein of 47 kDa isoform X10, whose translation is MFSGLTNQFTSLVGAVKGGQADEDVPAPTQDAVAAPEVSAATAAPTPAVGAEQAANAAGVIGEQPVEGEEGAKSGANVVDQILTEATGWLGSAKGWLGSASASIPSMPAMPTMSMPSMPAMPSMPSIPGLRKGGAEAGEGVAADGAVAESGDPTGAVSGEDDDKSRYISATEGADSHPASGGGTPTGDEGQIGQGKGEEANITTKVTQQAKHFGSFLSSAINKAGAKIKETVKENPILESFNKEQEAFIKSQGGADSGGAPWIGHANEAKIKEEILGLSQDRRNFVRAPPAGVDFDFNYDTAYPTAIAIMAEDKALETMRFELVPKIITEENFWRNYFYRVSLIIQAAELGTLGADGVGQASSGEDVKNTLTDKSQAKTTAVAGVEEPASASDKDANASTPISPIFQQPTGVGVDKPVSQKSRHSESEFVSDSFQTNTETDLEEIKDGMRKLGIDSMTQQALGSDED
- the Sap47 gene encoding synapse-associated protein of 47 kDa isoform X3 is translated as MFSGLTNQFTSLVGAVKGGQADEDVPAPTQDAVAAPEVSAATAAPTPAVGAEQAANAAGVIGEQPVEGEEGAKSGANVVDQILTEATGWLGSAKGWLGSASASIPSMPAMPTMSMPSMPAMPSMPSIPGLRKGGAEAGEGVAADGAVAESGDPTGAVSGEDDDKSRYISATEGADSHPASGGGTPTGDEGQIGQGKGEEANITTKVTQQAKHFGSFLSSAINKAGAKIKETVKENPILESFNKEQEAFIKSQGGADSGGAPWIGHANEAKIKEEILGLSQDRRNFVRAPPAGVDFDFNYDTAYPTAIAIMAEDKALETMRFELVPKIITEENFWRNYFYRVSLIIQAAELGTLGADGVGQASSGEDVKNTLTDKSQAKTTAVAGVEEPASASDKDANASTPISPIFQQPTGVGVDKPVSQKSRHSESEFVSDSFQTNTETDLEEIKDGMRKLGIDSMTQQALGSDEEQWEKDLEAELKDYEVVSDTTGGTTTTHSRDRGGGGAGNTDDANGDDDEIPTISNLRTRSTNNDWEEYADLIEDTDDLNIKVEFLN
- the Sap47 gene encoding synapse-associated protein of 47 kDa isoform X7; protein product: MFSGLTNQFTSLVGAVKGGQADEDVPAPTQDAVAAPEVSAATAAPTPAVGAEQAANAAGVIGEQPVEGEEGAKSGWLGSAKGWLGSASASIPSMPAMPTMSMPSMPAMPSMPSIPGLRKGGAEAGEGVAADGAVAESGDPTGAVSGEDDDKSRYISATEGADSHPASGGGTPTGDEGQIGQVTTKVTQQAKHFGSFLSSAINKAGAKIKETVKENPILESFNKEQEAFIKSQGGADSGGAPWIGHANEAKIKEEILGLSQDRRNFVRAPPAGVDFDFNYDTAYPTAIAIMAEDKALETMRFELVPKIITEENFWRNYFYRVSLIIQAAELGTLGADGVGQASSGEDVKNTLTDKSQAKTTAVAGVEEPASASDKDANASTPISPIFQQPTGVGVDKPVSQKSRHSESEFVSDSFQTNTETDLEEIKDGMRKLGIDSMTQQALGSDEEQWEKDLEAELKDYEVVSDTTGGTTTTHSRDRGGGGAGNTDDANGDDDEIPTISNLRTRSTNNDWEEYADLIEDTDDLKTLKSLKRVMLGYQ
- the Sap47 gene encoding synapse-associated protein of 47 kDa isoform X4 produces the protein MFSGLTNQFTSLVGAVKGGQADEDVPAPTQDAVAAPEVSAATAAPTPAVGAEQAANAAGVIGEQPVEGEEGAKSGANVVDQILTEATGWLGSAKGWLGSASASIPSMPAMPTMSMPSMPAMPSMPSIPGLRKGGAEAGEGVAADGAVAESGDPTGAVSGEDDDKSRYISATEGADSHPASGGGTPTGDEGQIGQVTTKVTQQAKHFGSFLSSAINKAGAKIKETVKENPILESFNKEQEAFIKSQGGADSGGAPWIGHANEAKIKEEILGLSQDRRNFVRAPPAGVDFDFNYDTAYPTAIAIMAEDKALETMRFELVPKIITEENFWRNYFYRVSLIIQAAELGTLGADGVGQASSGEDVKNTLTDKSQAKTTAVAGVEEPASASDKDANASTPISPIFQQPTGVGVDKPVSQKSRHSESEFVSDSFQTNTETDLEEIKDGMRKLGIDSMTQQALGSDEEQWEKDLEAELKDYEVVSDTTGGTTTTHSRDRGGGGAGNTDDANGDDDEIPTISNLRTRSTNNDWEEYADLIEDTDDLKTLKSLKRVMLGYQ